A genomic stretch from Methanomassiliicoccales archaeon includes:
- a CDS encoding acetate--CoA ligase family protein: MTEEAANLIKMARDEGRNFMLEHETKAILKSYGISVTQDIFCRTPDEAVHAARRIGYPVAMKIVSPQIIHKTEYGGVRLNLANDENVKSAFDEMVSSARKRLGNFDLRGVLVSEMVRGHEMIIGSMKDAQFGQMIMFGIGGINVEVFRDVSYRLVPIEEIDALEMISELKGKKLIEGYRGSEKVDINGIVSTLIAVSRLLCDFDEIDEMDLNPIFGNARGVKVADARIILSKVES, translated from the coding sequence ATGACGGAGGAAGCCGCCAATTTGATCAAAATGGCCCGAGATGAGGGTAGAAACTTCATGCTAGAGCATGAGACAAAAGCTATTTTAAAATCATACGGAATCTCGGTCACGCAAGATATTTTTTGTAGGACTCCTGATGAAGCCGTTCATGCTGCAAGAAGAATTGGTTATCCCGTTGCGATGAAGATTGTCTCGCCCCAGATTATTCACAAGACTGAATACGGCGGCGTTCGGCTAAATCTCGCAAACGATGAAAATGTTAAGTCGGCATTCGATGAAATGGTTTCAAGCGCAAGAAAAAGACTGGGGAATTTCGATCTCCGTGGCGTCCTCGTGTCCGAGATGGTGCGTGGACATGAGATGATCATCGGGTCTATGAAGGATGCACAGTTTGGCCAGATGATCATGTTTGGGATTGGTGGTATTAACGTCGAGGTCTTCAGGGACGTTTCATACAGGCTTGTCCCAATTGAGGAGATTGATGCACTCGAAATGATTTCTGAACTGAAGGGGAAGAAACTGATTGAAGGATACCGGGGAAGTGAGAAGGTCGATATAAACGGTATTGTTTCCACTTTGATCGCTGTCTCTCGATTGCTTTGTGATTTTGATGAAATCGACGAAATGGACCTCAATCCTATTTTTGGCAATGCGAGGGGCGTTAAAGTCGCGGATGCGAGGATCATTCTGAGCAAAGTCGAATCTTGA